From Xyrauchen texanus isolate HMW12.3.18 chromosome 36, RBS_HiC_50CHRs, whole genome shotgun sequence, one genomic window encodes:
- the LOC127629848 gene encoding transcription cofactor HES-6-like, translating to MTATNLQQNTGQKHISAKEERKLRKPLIERKRRERINHCLDQLRETVVGAFRLDQSKLEKADILEMTVKHLQNIQSTKVSDMVLDTESQQRYSTGYIQCMQEVHNLLLSCDWMDKTLGSRLLNHLLKSLPRTAKDCPQQLKTCLTSISSNHSDTVGFHDDEMESPRTCPPSPVMHGRAALPPQSQCSTPNLDMWRPW from the exons ATGACTGCTACCAACCTCCAGCAGAACACAGGTCAAAAGCACATCAGTGCCAAAGAGGAGAGGAAG CTACGGAAACCCCTGATTGAGAGAAAGAGGAGGGAAAGAATAAATCACTGTCTAGATCAACTTAGAGAGACTGTAGTTGGAGCATTCAGGCTTGAT CAGTCTAAGTTGGAGAAGGCAGATATTCTGGAGATGACGGTTAAACACTTGCAGAATATCCAGAGCACAAAGGTTTCTG ACATGGTGCTGGACACAGAGTCCCAACAGAGGTACAGTACTGGGTACATCCAGTGCATGCAGGAAGTTCACAATCTTCTTCTCTCCTGTGACTGGATGGACAAAACCCTCGGGTCCCGCCTACTCAACCACTTGCTCAAATCTCTCCCGAGAACAGCCAAGGACTGCCCTCAGCAACTCAAGACCTGCCTGACAAGTATTTCTTCAAACCACAGTGACACTGTTGGTTTCCATGACGATGAGATGGAGAGCCCAAGAACCTGCCCTCCTTCTCCTGTCATGCACGGGAGGGCCGCCCTGCCTCCTCAGAGTCAGTGCTCAACTCCCAATCTTGACATGTGGAGGCCCTGGTGA